The DNA sequence TACATCACGCCGCCAGCGCCCATCGAAGGCGGCGAGATCGACATGCTCGGCTTTGAATGCCTGACCTTCGCCCCGCTGGCGCGGGATCTTATCGATGTGAAACTGCTGACGAAGGAAGAGCGCAAATACGTCAACGACTATCACAAGCTCGTCTGGAAACGGCTGAACCGGAAACTGCCGGACGATGCGAAAGCGTGGCTGAAAGAGGCCACGAAGCGGATCTAGACGGCGTAATAGATAATGGTCTTGAGGGCCGGGTTTTCGATGACCTGAAGGGCGACATATTCGTATTTCGTCCTGCCGCCGCCTGGCGCGTAGAGCGTCTTGCGCCCGGCGCCCCCGGCCTTGATGCCATGCTGGCGCCACCATTTCGCGAACAGAGCGCTCTCTGCCTGAAGCCGGGCCGTCAGCTTCACGAAGCGGGGGTCGGCGGCGTTGATGTCATGAACGGGCCGGAATTCGGCCAGCATGCGTTTCGCCTCGGCTTCCCAGCCTGTCCCGAACAGTTTGCGTGAGGACGGGCGCAGGAACATGCCGATAAAGACATTCCTGTCTTCCTCCGCAACATCGCCGAACCCGAACAAGGCGTCAGCCGCAGGGTTCCAGTGCAGCACATCGCCCAGCCTGTTGGTGATGTAGGCGGGCTGGGCCAGCCGGTCGATCATGCGCTGCACAGTGGACGGAACAGTTTCGTCAGCAGCGTTCTGGGGCAGGGCGATGCCGGACAGGGCGTAAAGGTGCGCCGTCTCGACCCTGTCGAGCCGCAAGGCCCGGGCAATCGCATCCACGGTCTGCCGGGACGGGGTGACCGGGCGGCCCTGTTCCAGCCGGATATACCAGTCGACCGAAATATCTGCGAGCTCGGCCACTTCATCACGGCGAAGCCCCGGGGTACGGCGCCGTCCGCCTTCCGGCAGGCCGAGGGCCTCCGGCCGGATCGCCTCGCGCCGGGAGCGGAGGAACTGGCCAAGCTCGTTGCGGGCATGGCGAAGAGGGGGGCGCGTCGTCGTCTGCATCTCAGGGTGGGCCTATTTTATCCTATGATAATCCTAGTCCTGTTTGTGGCTCGGTGTTCACCCTAGTCTCGGCAAACGATCCGTCAACTGCGGGTCGGAAGAGAAAGGAAAATCCCATGCCAATGATTCAAGTCTGGATGCGCTCCGGGAAAGACAAGGCCTACAGGGCGGCCGTTTCGGCAAGCATCCATCAGGCGATGATGTCGGTCCTGAACCTGCCGGAGGACGACTATTTCCAGGTCACCCACGAACTGGAAAAAGAAGAGAACTATATCTTTGACCCGAACTATTTCGGCATGCCGCGCAGTCCGGACTTCCTGATGATCCGGCTGTCGTTCAATGCCCGGCCGGCCGCTGTGAAACAGCGCCTGTTCGAGACGATTGCGGACAATCTCGTGAAATCTCCAGGTCTCCGCCGCGAAGACGTCGGCATGAGTATCGTCGAGACCAATTTCGAGAACTGGTGGGCCCATGGCCGCCGGGTGGACAAGGAGACGGGCACGGACGCGCGGATGGGAAAGGCCTAGGTCAGGCCCGATCGCGTGAGGACATTGAATTAAGGGGGGGGCATGGCCGGACCGGAAATGCCGGCGGCAATCAGCGGCGTGTAGACGGCGCCGGAGATCAGTCCGTGCAGATTCTATTTGTTCTGTTTTTGTTCTTATGCTAGGAACGCATTCCGTAGAGTTGGGAGTGTGCCCATGATACTCGCTTTGTCTATTCGTGATTTCGTTCTGATCGACCGTCTCGATATCGAGCCGGGCAACGGCTTTACTGCGCTGACCGGAGAGACCGGGGCCGGCAAGTCGATCATTCTCGATGCGCTCGCCCTGACGCTTGGCGCCGCCGCGGACCGGGCCTTTGTCCGCGCCGGGGCGGCGCAGGCCAGCGTCGCGGCGGAATTTGCCGCCGTGCCGGGCCATCCTGTCTGGAGTGTGCTGGCCGAGCATGGCTTCGAGGCCGGCCCGGATGAAACGCTGACCCTGAAACGCATCGTGCGCGCCAGCGGGCCTGCGCGGGCCTTTATCAACGACCAGCCGGTGAGTGCGGCCCTTCTGGCGGAGGCGGGTGAAACGCTGGTGGAAATCCATGGCCAGCACGCGGCCTCAGCGCTGATGCGGCCATCCTCTCATCGCAAGATGCTGGATCTGTTTGCGGGCAATGAGGCCCTGCTGGAGGCGTGCGCGGCGGCCCATGCGGCGCGGGTCCAAGCGCGTGAGACACGGGAACGGCTGGAGGCTGAAACCGAGGAAGCGCTGCGCACGCGGGAATGGCTGGCTGGCGCGGTGGAGGAGCTCGACACGCTCGCTCCGCAAGCGGGGGAGGCCGGCAGCCTGACAGAAACCCGCACGCGCCTCATGCAGTCCGAGCGCGTCACAGAGGCCATCACCGAAGCGGAAGAGGCGCTCGCCGATGCCGAGATCGAGACGGCCCTGTCGAGAGCCTCCCGCGCGGCCGAGCGGATCTGCCGCCTGCCGGGCTTCGATGGCGCCGATCACCCGATGGCCCATGCGGCCCGTTCCGCTGCTGAAGCGCTGGAGCGGGCGCTGATCGAAACGGGGGAGGCGGAAGCCGCCATCGCCGCGCTGGAAAGTCTGGTCGAGCATGACACGAGCGCGCTGGAATCTGCCGAAGCGCGCCTTTTTGCCCTCCGCGCGGTGGCCCGCAAACATATGGTCGATCCCGACATGCTGCCGGACGTGCTGGAAACCCTGCAGGAACGGCTGAACCTGGTCGAAGCCGGGGAGGATGCCCTGATCCGCGCCCGGAAGGCCGAAAGCGTTGCCAATGCCGCCTGGCATGACGCGGCGGAGAAGCTGACAGCTGCCCGGACGGCGGCGGCTGCGCAGCTTGGAAAAGCCATCGCGAAGGAACTTGCGCCATTGAAGCTCGGCCGCGCGGTGATCCGCGTGTCTGTGACGCCGCTGGGCGAAGACGGCGGGGCCCATGGCGCCGACCGGGTGGAGTTCGATGCCGAGACCAATCCCGGCGCCGGCTTCGGCCCGCTTCGCAAGATCGCTTCGGGCGGCGAACTCGCCCGCGTCTCGCTGGCCCTGAAATGCGCTCTCGCCGAGGCGGGCAGCGCCGGCACGCTGATCTTCGACGAGGCTGACCAGGGCGTCGGCGGCGCGGTCGCGGCAGCGATTGGCGAACGGCTGATCCGGCTGGGGTGCACGCGGCAGGTCTTCGCCATCACGCACAGCCCGCAGGTGGCGGCCGCCGCCCGCTCGCAGTGGCTTGTGGAAAAGGGCAGGAGCAAGTCTGGTGGCACGCGTCTGCGCGGGCTAGATGAGTCGGACAGGCAGGAAGAAATTGCCCGCATGCTGTCCGGTGCCGAGATTACCGCAGAGGCACGGGCAGCGGCCGGGAGGCTGTTGGAGGATGCATGAGCGAGGCGACCCCGGTCGAAGACCTGACGCGCGACGAGGCCGCGGTCGAACTTGAACGCCTGGCGGGCCTGATGGCCGAGGCCGACGCGGCTTATTACCGGGACGACGCCCCGGTGATGACCGATGCGGAATACGATGCCGCGCGCCTGCGCAATACGGCCATCGAAACCCGTTTCCCGGACCTGAAGCGGGAAGACAGCCCTTCTGACCGGGTCGGCGCGGTTGCGCATGAAGGCTTTGCCAAGGCCGCGCATGCGGCGCCCATGCTGTCGCTGGACAATGCGTTTTCGGATGAAGACGTCAGTGACTTTGCCGACCGGATCCGCCGGTTCCTCGGCCTTGACGCCGGGGAGGAGGTCGCGATCACGGCGGAACCGAAGATCGACGGTCTCTCCCTCAGCCTCACCTATGAAAAGGGCCGGCTGAAACGCGCGGCCACGCGCGGCAATGGCGAGGTTGGCGAAGACGTCACCGCCAATGCGCGCACGCTGGACGATATTCCGGAAAAACTTGGCGGCAAGGGCTGGCCGGATGTGATCGAAATCCGGGGCGAGGTCTATATGAGCAAGCCGGACTTCGCGGCCCTCAATGCGCGCGAAGAGGCCGCGGGGCGGAAGGTCTTTGCCAATCCGCGCAATGCGGCGGCGGGCAGCCTTCGCCAGCTGGATGTCGGGATCACGAAATCCCGCCCTCTGCGTTTCTTTGCCTATGCCTGGGCCGCCGACAGCGCGCCCTTCGCGGCGACGCAGCACGAGGCTGTGGAGAAGTTTGCGGACTGGGGGTTCTCGACAAACCCGATGATGATCCGTGCCGGGACGGTAGAGGAATTGATCGCCGCCTATCGCGATATTGAAGCGCAACGCGCAGACCTGCCTTATGATATCGATGGTGTGGTCTACAAAGTGGACCGGCTGGACTGGCAGTCGCGTCTCGGTTTTGTCTCCCGCGCGCCGCGCTGGGCCATCGCGCACAAATTCCCGGCGGAGAAGGCGACGACGGAATTGCTGGGCATCGACATTCAGGTCGGCCGCACAGGGTCGCTGACGCCGGTGGCGCGATTGCAGCCGGTGACGGTCGGCGGCGTGGTCGTCTCGAACGCCACGCTGCACAATGAAGACGAGATTGCCCGCCTTGGCGTGAAGCCGGGCGACACGGTGGAGGTTCAGCGGGCGGGAGATGTTATTCCACAGGTCCTCCGTGTCGTGAAGGATGGCGGCGGGGCACAGTGGCAGATGCCGCATCAATGCCCGATCTGCGGATCGGATGCCGTGCGGGAAATCGATGCCAAAGGCGAGGAGGATGTACGCCGGCGCTGCACAGGCGGCCTGGTCTGCCCCGCGCAGGCGGTAGAGCGGCTGAAACATTTCGTCTCCCGCAAGGCGCTGGACATTGACGGCCTTGGCGCAAAGCAGATCCAGCTGTTTCACGAGAAGGGCGTGCTGAAAGGCCCGCAGGACATCTTCCGCCTCGCCGCAGCAATTGAGGCCGCGGGCCTGCCGCCGCTGGAAGAATGGGAAGGCTTTGGCAAAGTCTCGGCACGGAAACTGTTCGATTCCATAGATGCACACCGGACTGTGCCGTTTGCCCGCTTCCTAAACGGGCTGGGCATCCGCCATGTCGGTCAGACAACATCACAGCTGTTCGCGCGGAATTTCCTCGCGTGGGATGCGTTCTGGACGACCGTGGTATCCGCCGCCGAAGAGGGGGAGGACAGCGAAGCCTGGGGGGCACTGGCCGGTATCGACGGTATCGGCGCCACAGCGGTCAATGCCCTCTGCGATTTTGAGCGCGAGGCGCACAATCGCGTCATGCTTGCCGCCTTGCTCTCGGAGCTGACAATCGAGGATGAAGCGAAAGCCGCGTCCGACAGCCCTGTTGCAGGAAAGACCATCGTCTTTACCGGCACACTCGAACGCATGACGCGGGACGAGGCAAAGGCCCGCGCCGGGGCGTTGGGGGCAAAAGTGTCCGGATCCGTTTCGAAGAAAACGGATCTCATCGTCGCCGGGCCGGGCGCCGGATCGAAACTCAAGAAAGCGGCAGAGCTCGGCATCCAGACGATGACCGAGGATGAATGGTTTGACCTGATCGGCGGCGCTTAAGCCGCCCGCCAGTTACTTCCCGCCGGGGATCAGCCGTTGCAGCAGGGTGCGTTTTGGCGCTGACGTATCCAGCATGACGCCTTCTGACGTCATCAGATTGTAGGCCATCTTGTACCAGTCCGAATTGGGATAATTGTACCCCAGCGCCGCAGCGGCTTCGGTCGCTTGCGGGCGCAGGCCCACCGAGAGATAGGCCTCGACAAGGCGGTAGAGCGCTTCCTCGGAGTGTGAGGTCGTGTCGTAATCCTCGACCACGGTGCGGAACCGGTTGATTGCCGCCAGCGTCTGGTTGGACCGCAGATACCAGCGGCCGACTTCCATTTCCTTGCCGGCCAGCTGGTCGTTGACCATATCCAGCTTCACCTGGGCATCGCGGGCGTATTCGCTGTCCGGGAAACGGCGCAGCACGTCCTGCAGGGAGGCTTTGGTCTGTTCGGTCATGCCCTGGTCACGGCCGACATCGACGATCTGTTCGAATTGGCTGATGGCGATCAGGTAATAGGCATAGGCCGCCTCAGTGCCGCCCGGGTGCAGCGAGATGTAGCGCTGCGCAGCGGCAATGGCCTCGTCATAATTGTGGCGCTCATAGTGAGCGTACGCCGTCATCACCATCGCCTTGCGGGCCCATTCGGAATAGGGGTGCTGGCGTTCGACTTCGTTGAACAGCAGGATCGCTGATTCATAATCGTGGCTGTCCAGCTCGCGGCCAGCCTGATTGTAGAGCTGTTCGACCGGACGCTCGACATAGGCCAGTTCGCGCTGGCGCTTTGCCCGGCTCTGGCAGGCTGTGAGACTGACAGCCACGGCAATCAGGGCGAGGGCGAGGGGCTTGGAAGGCTTCATAGGCTCCGGCGCGCTTTCTGCAATTCTTGTCGTCCTCTGATTAGCGCGAACCCTGCCTGAAATCCAAGGAACTTTCACAGGCCGTAAACCCTGAACGGGGCCGAGCAGGCGAGTCTTACAGGCTTTTCAGGGGCATGCGGCGATCACCGCCTAGAGCGCAGCACCAGCGCGGACGGTCCGGGTGACGAGGTCTGTGTCCGCGTCGCTTTCCCAGCACCAGGCTTCCGGCGTGTCCAGCAGCTTGCGTACCAGCATGTTGTTCAGGGCATGGCCCGGCTGCACGGCATCATAGGCGCCGGCAATCGGGGCGCCGGCCAGCATCAGGTCACCCACCGCGTCCAGCATCTTGTGGCGCACGAATTCGTCTTCGATGCGCAGGCCTTCCGGGTTCATGATCGCGTCGTCGTCATCGATCACGACGGCATTGTCGAGCGAGCCGCCGCGGGCAAGGCCCATGGTGCGCAGCATTTCGACATCGCGGGCGAAGCCATAGGTGCGGGCAAAGGCCAGATCGCGGGCAAACATGCCGGGTGCGAGGCGCAGGGCCATCTGTTGCACGCCGATGACATTGTTGTCGTATTCGATGCGTGCGCGCAGCGTAAGGTGTTTGTCGGCGGAGGGCGACAGAGTCGCGCGCTTCGGCCCATCGATGACTTCGATGGTCTCCAGGATACGGATGCGGCGACGCGGAAGGGACTGTTGTTTCAGGCCAGCCTGCATCAGCAATTCGCAATAGACAGCCGAGGAGCCGTCCATGATGGGCACTTCCGGCCCGTCAATCTCGATCAGGAGATTGTCGATGCCGAGGCCGCAGACCGCCGCCATCAGGTGTTCGACCACGGCAACCGAAATGCCGTTCTCGTTGGAGATGGTGGTGCCGAGCCGGGCGTCGGAAACATTCGCGGCATTGGCCAGGATTTCGGCTTTCGGCAGGCCCAGGTCTGTGCGGCGGAACCGGACGCCCGTGCCGGCCGGGGCCGGTTTCAGAACCAGACGAGCCTTCTCGCCGCTATGGACGCCAACACCGGCGCACATGGCGGGGCGTTCGATGGTCTGCTGCATTTCCATGCCAAATCTACTCACAACTGTCCCATGACAACGGCTATCTTTGTGGGGGCAGGGGGCCGGACGGGCAAAACACGGCTTGTTTCGTCATGTTACAAACAGGGCCATATCATCGGATATGGCCCTGTTTATACTGGATTTTTATTGTAACAGATTAACCCTGTCTGTCTGTTTTTTCACGTTCCCCGCGGGGTGGTTCAGTGATTGGCAGACCGGCGCAGGAAAGCGGGAATCTCAAGGTCCGCATCGTCGAATGGGGCGGGCTCGGGATGGTCGTCCGGCGAGGAAACGATCGGGGCCGGTTCTGCGGCATCGTCGTTTTCGCCCTGCGGGGTGTTGCGGCGCCAGCCAAACAGGTTGGCAAAGCCGGATCCGCTCTGCTCGGCTTTCGGCTTGTCGGCGACCGGGGCGTCGCGGTGAGCGGAGAATACGGAATCGGCTGACACTTCTTCGTCTCCTTCTGCGCCTTGGTAGTGTTCGTCTTCCATCGCGGCGGGTTCGGCTTCGCTGGCCGTCGGGCGATGGGTGATGATGGCCGGACGGTCTTCGTCCGGGGCAGGGGCTTCGGCGGCCATTTCCTCGACCGGCGTGTCCTCGGTTTCAGCGGGCTCGGCGGCTTCCGCTGCCACTTCAGGCTCTGGCTCCGGCGCTTCAACAGGGGCAGCAATCGGCTGGCGGACGGTGGCTTGCGCATCGGCGGGCTCTGCCGGCCGGGAGACGAAGCCTGCCTCGACGCCTGCCGCGATGACAGACACGCGCAGGCGGCCTTCCAGTTCGGTGTCGAAGGCCGATCCGAGGATGATGTTCGCATCCGGGTCCACCTCGCGGCGGATTTCGTTGGCGGCCTCGTCCAGCTCGAACAGGGTCATGTCATAGCCGCCGGTGATGTTGATGAGCACGCCCTTGGCGCCTTTCATCGAGATATCGTCCAGCAGCGGATTGTCGATGGCCTGGCGGGCGGCTTCAAGGGCGCGGTTCTCGCCGGTGGATTCGCCCATGCCCATCATGGCCGTCCCCATGCCCTGCATGATGGAGCTGACATCGGCAAAGTCGAGATTGATCAGGCCGGGCATGACCATCAGGTCGGTGATGCCGCGCACGCCGGAATAGAGCACGTCGTCGGCCATGCGGAAGGCTTCGGCAAAGGTGGTGCGGTCATTGGCGATGCGGAAAAGGTTCTGGTTCGGCACCACGATCATGGTGTCGACATGGCTGCGGATCAGGTCCAGCCCGCCTTCGGCGACATGCATACGGCGGTTGCCTTCGAAGCCGAACGGCTTGGTCACGACGGCAACGGTGAGGATGTCCATCTCGCGGGCCGCGCGGGCGATGACCGGGGCAGCGCCGGTGCCGGTGCCGCCGCCCATGCCGGCAGCGATGAACACCATGTGCGCGCCTTCGAGCTGCTGCTTGATTTCGTCGATGGATTCCTCAGCAGCCTTTTCGCCGATCTGAGGCTGCGCGCCTGCGCCAAGGCCGGACGTGGTGACCGGGCCGAGCTGGATCTGCGTTTCTGCCTTGGAACGTGAAAGGGCCTGCGCGTCCGTGTTGGCCGCAATGAACTCGACGCCCTGCAGGTTCGCCTCGATCATGTTGTCGACAGCGTTGCCACCGGCTCCGCCGACGCCAAAGACCAGGATCCTGGGCTTCAGTTCATAATTCATTGCATCCCTCACTTCACTCTAACTTGCGGACCCCTGCCGTGGAGCAAGATGGCGTGATGCGGCTAAGAAGCGGTTAAGTAGAGTGAAATTGGCTCAGAAATTTTCTTCGAGCCAATGGAACACCTTGTTCACCACGCCGCTTCTCGACTCAGGTCCGTCCTGGCGCGAAGCAGTTGCCCTTACTGCGTCCGCAAACCCCAACTCGGAGTATAGTAACAGACCGGAGGCTGTGGAGAAAGCTGGCGTTGCCAGTGTCTCGCCCAGAAATTCGGCGATGGTTGGCCGGCCAAGCCGCACCGGCGCCTGCAGAATACGGCTGGCGACGTCGCGCACGCCGGACAGCTGTGACGCACCGCCAGTCAGCACGACCCGGTGGGGGAGTACTTTGCGTACACCACTGGAATCGAGCGTCTTGCGCACGAATTCGAACGTCTCTTCGACCCGCGGGGCGATGATCTCTGCCAGCTGGCCACGTTCCATGCGGGCCGCCTGCAGGCGGCCGTCATCGCCAAGGCGCGGCACTTCGATCCGCTCGGCAAGGCCGGGGCCTTCGAGGTTGGCGGTGCCATAGACGCTTTTCAGCCGCTCGGCCGCGGCAAACGTGGTGCCGAGGCCTTGGGCGAGGTCTGAGGTGACATGCGCGCCGCCGGCCGGCACGAGGCCCAGCCAGGCCGGGGAGCCATTCAGGTAGACCGAGACGGCCGTCACGCCGGCCCCCATGTCGATACAGATGGCACCGTTTTCGATTTCATCGTCAATCAGCGTGCCCGCCCCGCTCGCGATGGAGGAGGGGATCAGGGCCGTCACACCGATATGCGCGCGGCCGACACATTCGACGAGGTTCTTCACCACCGATTTCGGCGCAGTGACGACCGACAGCAGCAGGCTCAGCTCGCTGGCATACATGCCCTGCGGTTCGCGCACGCCTTCCTGGTCGTCGACGCGGTAGGCAACCGGCCAGGCGGCCAGAGTTTCCTCGCCGCGCGCCGGGATCTTGGCCAGCGCCTGAGCCTGGATGCGGCGCACGTCTTTCTGGTTGATCTCGCGTCCGTCAATCGCGATCCGGGCGGTGACCAGCGTGGAGGCCAGTTTCTGGCCCGTAATGCCCAGCATCACATTGGAGATCTGTTCACCGGCTTCGCGTTCGGCGTCTTCCACGGCAAGGCGGATGGCGCGTTCCAGGCCTTCCATGTCCGTGATGGTGCCGCCGGTAAAACCGCGCGACTGCTGGCGCCCGGCGCCGAGAATGCGGAAGCTGCGCGCGCCTGTGCCGTCATTGCGGCCGATCAGGCAGGTGATCTTGGAGCAGCCGATATCAAGCGCGGCGACCGTGCCGGTGTGCGAACGCCCCATACGCGGGGCACGGCGGGACTGTGCATTGGCCATCAGGACCGCGCCGCGATTTCACGCGCCTTGAAGTTCGGCGGATTGACCGGGCCGAGATAGACGCGGCCAGCATTGCGCAGGTCGATCATTTTCAGCGGGCGCTGCATCAGGGCTGTGCGCAGTTGAAGGTCGGTCAGGCGGCCGAGGGCGGCGGTCAGTTCGACATCTTCCGGCAGGCGGACCGTGGCGCCGGAAATCAGGCGCATGTCCCAGCGGCGGTCGTTGATGCGGGTTGCAATGGCAAGGTCGCCGGTCACGTCCGGGGCATCTGCCAGGGCATTGACGAGGGCAGGGGCGGCTTCCGGCGCGCCGCGTCCGGCCACGCGGACCAGATCGGGATGGTCGCCAGCCCGTTCGTCCGGGATGATCCGGCCGAGGCCGTCCACGACAGTCCATTTCTTGCCGTCATGCCAGACGGCCACCGGCTCGGCCGCGTCTGCAATGATGACGACCTGGTCTGGCCAGAGGCGGTGCACGCGCACGTTCAGCACCTTGTGTGTGCCTTCGACGCGGCGGCGGATGATGTAGGGATCGGCGCGGAACATGTTCTCGCCAGGCTCGATCATGGCGGCGGCGCGGATTTCCTGCTGCAGGCCGGGGTCCTGTTCGAGCCCCAGCACGGAAACCTCGTTCACGGAGACACCGGTCATGCGGGCCGTGTCGTCCATGAATCCGGCAAACCGGCTTTCAATCTGCGACATGGATCCGCCCATCCAGGCCGCCAGCGCCACGATGATGGCGATCAGCATGACGAAACCGAACAGGACGGACGAGACGCGGACTTCCTCGCCTGTCACCTCATCGACAAAGGTGACCGGTTCGCGTTTGCGTTTCGGAGCGGGGTGGTTGCGGCTTATCTTCGGCATGAAGCATCCTCAATCATCCATGCGACCAGCTCTTCGAAGGACATTCCTGCGAAAGCGGCCTGTTCAGGGACAAGTGAGGTGGGCGTCATGCCAGGCTGGGTATTTGTCTCAAGGATCACGAGCCGGTCTCTCTTGTCGTCGTAGCGAAAGTCGGATCGTGTCGCGCCCCGGCATCCAAGGACCTGATGTGCCCGCACGGCGAAATCCATCGCCATGGCGGTGATGTGCTCAGGCACGTCTGCCGGGATCACATGACGTGATCCTCCAGCTGAATATTTTGCATCGAAATCGTAATAGTCCCTTAAGGTCGTGATCTCAGTCACGGCCAAGGGCCGGTCGCCCAGCACTGCGACGGTCAGTTCCCGGCCGGGAATGAACTCTTCGGCCATGAGATAGTCGCCATAATGCCAGCTCTCGTCCAGCAGGTCCTGCGGCGGGCCATTGGTGCCTTCGCGCACGATCAGGACGCCGAAACTGGAGCCTTCATTGACCGGTTTGATCACATAAGGCGGGTCCAGCGCGTGGGCGGCGGCGGCTTCGGCCCGGGTGACCTGTTTGTCTTCAGCCACCGGCAGACCGGCGGCGCGGTAAACGGCTTTCGATTTCAGCTTGTCCATCGCCAGCGCCGAGGCCAGCACGCCGGAATGGGTGTAGGGCAGGTCCATGATCTCCAGCAGGCCCTGCACACAGCCGTCTTCACCCCACGGCCCGTGCAGGCCGTTCAGCACCACATCCGGCTTAATCTCGGCCAGTTGGGCCGCCAGGTTCCGGCCAGCATCAACGCCGATGGCGTCATAACCGGCAGCCTCGGCCGCGCGCAGCATCTGCGTCCCGGAGGAAATCGAGACATCCCGTTCGGAGGACCAGCCGCCATAGATCACTGCCACGCGCTTCATTCTGAATGTCCTTCCTGCCCGGTGGCGCTTCACCTGCGCCGCCTGCGTTCAATCGTCTTTTCTGCTTCGTGCCGGTGAATAGGGGCTTAAGCGAGGCAATCCGGCGGCAGGGGAAGGAAGGATTACGAAAAAGTCACCTCGGCAGCCTATTGCCTTTGAGTGACTACAACAGTAGTCATTATCGAATATCACTATGTCGAGTCGCTGGCGGGGGCGCTGGTTCCTCTTCACGAAAATGAAGAAGCAGGAGGCGCCCCGTGGCTGTCAGCCGTACCCTATTGCCTGGATTTGTCGCTCTGGCGGCAGCCGGTTTCACCGTACTCCCCGCCATGGCGGAGCCTGATGCGGGCACGCCCGTCTCTGCCGGAACCCATTACGTGCCGGCCGACTTCTCGCAATATAATCCGCAAACCGCACTGGACATGGTGAACCGGATCCCCGGCTTTTCCATCCAGCGCGATGATGACGGCTCACGCGGTTTTGGCCAGGCCAGCGGGAATGTCCTGATCAATGGACAACGTGTTTCCGGGAAAGCGAATGGTGCGGAAGCGACGCTTGGGCGAATCTCGGCGTCGAAAGTGGTGCGCATCGAGGTTGTCGATGGAACGAAGCTGGATATTCCCGGCCTGTCCGGACAGGTCGTGAATGTGACCACCGATGGGGAGGGCGGCGTTTCGGGTACATGGCGCTGGAGATCCCGGATCCGCGAGAACATCACGCCATACTTTCATGAGGCTGTTGTGACGCTTTCGGGGGGCGATGAACGCCTGAGCTGGAGCGTGGAGGCAAGCAGCGAGCCGCAGCGCGGAGCTCATGCAGGCTGGGAAAGCATTACCACGGCGGACGGCGCGCTGCTGGAACGGCGCGATGAGGATCTGACGAACATCTCCGACAATGCGTCTTTGTCCGGATCACTCGCGTACACCTCGCCGGGCGGTGTCGTGGCGAACCTTAACGGACAGGTCGGCATCTATCAGTTCGACCTGAAGGAAATTTCGAAAACCTTCCCGGTCGGAGGGCCTGAAGGCCGGCGCCTGTTCCTGAGCGGGGAAGACGAATGGAATGCTGAATTCGGGGGCGATTATGAATTTGGCCTCGGACCGGGGCGGCTGAAAGCCATTGGTCTCATCCGGCGTGAAAACAGCCCGGTGAATGACGTGTTCCGTACCGGAGCATTCGACGGCACCGGCCAGTCCGAGACACGGTTCAGCCAGACGGTCGACGAGGGAGAATACATCG is a window from the uncultured Hyphomonas sp. genome containing:
- a CDS encoding helix-turn-helix transcriptional regulator — encoded protein: MQTTTRPPLRHARNELGQFLRSRREAIRPEALGLPEGGRRRTPGLRRDEVAELADISVDWYIRLEQGRPVTPSRQTVDAIARALRLDRVETAHLYALSGIALPQNAADETVPSTVQRMIDRLAQPAYITNRLGDVLHWNPAADALFGFGDVAEEDRNVFIGMFLRPSSRKLFGTGWEAEAKRMLAEFRPVHDINAADPRFVKLTARLQAESALFAKWWRQHGIKAGGAGRKTLYAPGGGRTKYEYVALQVIENPALKTIIYYAV
- a CDS encoding tautomerase family protein, with amino-acid sequence MPMIQVWMRSGKDKAYRAAVSASIHQAMMSVLNLPEDDYFQVTHELEKEENYIFDPNYFGMPRSPDFLMIRLSFNARPAAVKQRLFETIADNLVKSPGLRREDVGMSIVETNFENWWAHGRRVDKETGTDARMGKA
- a CDS encoding DNA repair protein RecN, with protein sequence MILALSIRDFVLIDRLDIEPGNGFTALTGETGAGKSIILDALALTLGAAADRAFVRAGAAQASVAAEFAAVPGHPVWSVLAEHGFEAGPDETLTLKRIVRASGPARAFINDQPVSAALLAEAGETLVEIHGQHAASALMRPSSHRKMLDLFAGNEALLEACAAAHAARVQARETRERLEAETEEALRTREWLAGAVEELDTLAPQAGEAGSLTETRTRLMQSERVTEAITEAEEALADAEIETALSRASRAAERICRLPGFDGADHPMAHAARSAAEALERALIETGEAEAAIAALESLVEHDTSALESAEARLFALRAVARKHMVDPDMLPDVLETLQERLNLVEAGEDALIRARKAESVANAAWHDAAEKLTAARTAAAAQLGKAIAKELAPLKLGRAVIRVSVTPLGEDGGAHGADRVEFDAETNPGAGFGPLRKIASGGELARVSLALKCALAEAGSAGTLIFDEADQGVGGAVAAAIGERLIRLGCTRQVFAITHSPQVAAAARSQWLVEKGRSKSGGTRLRGLDESDRQEEIARMLSGAEITAEARAAAGRLLEDA
- the ligA gene encoding NAD-dependent DNA ligase LigA; the encoded protein is MSEATPVEDLTRDEAAVELERLAGLMAEADAAYYRDDAPVMTDAEYDAARLRNTAIETRFPDLKREDSPSDRVGAVAHEGFAKAAHAAPMLSLDNAFSDEDVSDFADRIRRFLGLDAGEEVAITAEPKIDGLSLSLTYEKGRLKRAATRGNGEVGEDVTANARTLDDIPEKLGGKGWPDVIEIRGEVYMSKPDFAALNAREEAAGRKVFANPRNAAAGSLRQLDVGITKSRPLRFFAYAWAADSAPFAATQHEAVEKFADWGFSTNPMMIRAGTVEELIAAYRDIEAQRADLPYDIDGVVYKVDRLDWQSRLGFVSRAPRWAIAHKFPAEKATTELLGIDIQVGRTGSLTPVARLQPVTVGGVVVSNATLHNEDEIARLGVKPGDTVEVQRAGDVIPQVLRVVKDGGGAQWQMPHQCPICGSDAVREIDAKGEEDVRRRCTGGLVCPAQAVERLKHFVSRKALDIDGLGAKQIQLFHEKGVLKGPQDIFRLAAAIEAAGLPPLEEWEGFGKVSARKLFDSIDAHRTVPFARFLNGLGIRHVGQTTSQLFARNFLAWDAFWTTVVSAAEEGEDSEAWGALAGIDGIGATAVNALCDFEREAHNRVMLAALLSELTIEDEAKAASDSPVAGKTIVFTGTLERMTRDEAKARAGALGAKVSGSVSKKTDLIVAGPGAGSKLKKAAELGIQTMTEDEWFDLIGGA
- a CDS encoding outer membrane protein assembly factor BamD, with protein sequence MKPSKPLALALIAVAVSLTACQSRAKRQRELAYVERPVEQLYNQAGRELDSHDYESAILLFNEVERQHPYSEWARKAMVMTAYAHYERHNYDEAIAAAQRYISLHPGGTEAAYAYYLIAISQFEQIVDVGRDQGMTEQTKASLQDVLRRFPDSEYARDAQVKLDMVNDQLAGKEMEVGRWYLRSNQTLAAINRFRTVVEDYDTTSHSEEALYRLVEAYLSVGLRPQATEAAAALGYNYPNSDWYKMAYNLMTSEGVMLDTSAPKRTLLQRLIPGGK
- the lpxC gene encoding UDP-3-O-acyl-N-acetylglucosamine deacetylase, translated to MSRFGMEMQQTIERPAMCAGVGVHSGEKARLVLKPAPAGTGVRFRRTDLGLPKAEILANAANVSDARLGTTISNENGISVAVVEHLMAAVCGLGIDNLLIEIDGPEVPIMDGSSAVYCELLMQAGLKQQSLPRRRIRILETIEVIDGPKRATLSPSADKHLTLRARIEYDNNVIGVQQMALRLAPGMFARDLAFARTYGFARDVEMLRTMGLARGGSLDNAVVIDDDDAIMNPEGLRIEDEFVRHKMLDAVGDLMLAGAPIAGAYDAVQPGHALNNMLVRKLLDTPEAWCWESDADTDLVTRTVRAGAAL